One region of Mycolicibacterium lutetiense genomic DNA includes:
- a CDS encoding secondary thiamine-phosphate synthase enzyme YjbQ: MDTDVIEVDTSRRRIVDLTDSVRAFCGAHRDGLCNVFVPHATAGVAIIETGAGSDDDLLDTLERLLPRDDRYRHSHGAFGHGADHVLPALVSPSVTLPVQAGRPLLGTWQSVVLVDLNRDNPQRHVRLSFLGA, translated from the coding sequence ATGGACACCGACGTGATCGAGGTGGACACCTCGCGGCGCCGCATCGTCGATCTCACCGACTCCGTGCGCGCGTTCTGTGGCGCGCACCGCGACGGCCTGTGCAACGTGTTCGTCCCGCACGCGACCGCCGGGGTGGCCATCATCGAGACCGGCGCCGGTTCGGACGACGACCTTCTCGATACCCTGGAACGGTTGTTGCCGCGCGATGACCGCTACCGGCACAGCCACGGAGCGTTCGGCCATGGCGCAGATCACGTGCTGCCTGCGCTGGTGTCACCGTCGGTGACGTTGCCGGTCCAGGCAGGCCGCCCGCTGCTGGGAACCTGGCAGAGCGTGGTGCTGGTCGATCTGAACCGCGACAACCCGCAGCGCCACGTGCGGCTGAGCTTTCTGGGGGCGTGA
- a CDS encoding GlsB/YeaQ/YmgE family stress response membrane protein, with protein sequence MTITGIISAILIGIAVGVIGRLIVPGRQPIGVLVTILVGIVSAFIGTALARSMGIPTATSGVDWLELLVQVIVAALGVALISALMGRRRTGILGTRRSGLLR encoded by the coding sequence ATGACCATCACCGGCATCATCAGCGCGATTCTCATCGGCATTGCCGTCGGCGTGATAGGCCGCTTGATCGTTCCCGGCAGACAACCCATCGGCGTTCTCGTGACGATCCTGGTCGGCATCGTCTCCGCGTTCATCGGGACCGCGCTGGCCCGCAGCATGGGTATCCCGACGGCCACCAGCGGTGTCGACTGGCTCGAACTACTCGTCCAGGTCATCGTCGCCGCGCTCGGTGTGGCCCTGATCTCGGCGCTGATGGGACGCCGAAGGACCGGCATCCTGGGAACGCGACGGTCCGGACTGCTGCGCTGA
- a CDS encoding SRPBCC family protein, translating into MTNALNLTAPVDTLAMEFTRPFDAPVDALFRAHAEPELVTRWLGPHGLEMRIEHWDFRTGGGYRYQHSDASGNYGFNGVYHVVRPNELIIQTFEFEGAPDMVNIEYVWFDDLGDGRSQLRGRSICPNIEARDAVLSSGMEGGMAEGYERLDGLLGGR; encoded by the coding sequence ATGACGAACGCGCTCAATCTCACTGCCCCCGTCGACACTCTCGCGATGGAGTTCACCCGGCCCTTCGACGCGCCGGTCGATGCGCTGTTCCGCGCCCACGCCGAGCCCGAACTGGTCACACGGTGGCTGGGGCCGCACGGACTGGAGATGCGGATCGAGCACTGGGATTTCCGTACCGGCGGAGGCTATCGCTATCAGCACTCGGACGCGTCCGGTAACTATGGGTTCAACGGCGTCTATCACGTGGTGCGCCCGAACGAGCTCATCATCCAGACCTTCGAATTCGAAGGCGCCCCAGACATGGTGAACATCGAGTACGTCTGGTTCGACGACCTGGGCGACGGTCGCAGTCAGCTGCGCGGGCGATCCATCTGTCCCAACATCGAGGCCCGTGATGCCGTGCTGTCCTCCGGGATGGAGGGCGGAATGGCCGAGGGGTACGAACGCCTCGACGGTCTGCTCGGGGGCCGCTGA
- a CDS encoding ArsR/SmtB family transcription factor, translating to MEHDGDVDGNLDRAFLALADPVRRAMVARLSRGPATVNELAEPFAITKQAVSKHIQVLEQAGLVTRTRDAQRRPVHLDAAALEGLTAWIDRYRLDAERNYRRLDDLLARMTPKSNDKPEEKPE from the coding sequence TTGGAGCACGATGGGGATGTCGATGGGAACTTGGATCGGGCCTTCCTGGCCCTCGCCGATCCGGTCCGGCGAGCGATGGTGGCACGTCTGTCCCGCGGCCCGGCCACCGTCAACGAACTGGCCGAACCTTTCGCCATCACGAAACAGGCTGTCTCCAAACATATTCAAGTACTCGAGCAGGCGGGTCTGGTCACCAGGACCCGAGATGCACAGCGTCGGCCGGTCCATCTCGACGCGGCCGCACTGGAAGGACTGACCGCATGGATCGACCGATATCGGCTCGACGCCGAACGCAATTACCGCAGGCTCGATGACCTGCTGGCCCGAATGACACCGAAATCAAACGACAAACCCGAGGAGAAACCGGAATGA